The region TTTTTATTCTTTATTGAGAGAACAGGTTTACCATGGACAGTTGATGTTATGATTTCCAGTACGCATAGTATAATGGGATGAGTAATAACTTTTGACAGAACTTAAAATAGATGCTATGTTCATATTACATATAATAGGTTTAATTGTAATGTGGAATGCTAATTAAGTTACTGAATTTATACTATGAATAGTAATGATATTTATAGATTATTATAAAGAAATTTGTTAGGAGAATGTCTTATGAAGAATTTTACAATTGTTTTAGCACCTGATTCTTTTAAAGAAAGCATGACTGCAAAAGAAGTTTGTATAGCAATGGAAAAGGGAATAAAAAGGGTTAATAGTAAGATTAATTGTATACATGTTCCAATGGCAGATGGCGGAGAAGGTACGATGCAGTCTCTTATTGACGCTACAAATGGAGAAATATATTCATTAAAGGTAACAGGACCACTTTTAAATAAAGTTGAAGCACAGTATGGCATTTTAGGAGATGGAAAGGTTGGAGTAATTGAAATGGCAAGTGCCAGTGGAATTCAGCTAGTACCAAAGGAAAAAAGAAATCCATTAGTTACAACAACTTATGGAACAGGAGAGCTTATTAAAGCATGTCTTGATAAGGGAGTAAAGAAAATACTCATAGGCATAGGTGGAAGTTCAACTAATGATGGTGGATTTGGTGCTGTAAAGGCACTTGGAGCAAAATTTTTAGACGAAGCTGGAAAAGATATAGGTTTTGGCGGGGGAAGCCTCAACAAACTAAAAAAAATAGATTTATCTGGATTTGATACGAGATTAAGTGATGTAGAAATTGAAATTGCCTCGGATGTCAACAATCCTCTCTGCGGAGAAAATGGAGCCTCAAATGTATTTGGACCGCAAAAGGGTGCTACAAAAGAGATGATTGAAGTTTTAGACCAAAATTTAAAGCACTATGCGGATGTAATAAAAGAGCAGTGTCATAAAGATGTTGTAAATATGCCTGGAGCTGGGGCGGCAGGAGGACTCGGTGCAGGACTTGTAGCTTTTTTAGATGGAAAACTTAAAAAAGGAATTGAACTGGTTATAAAGTATTCCGGATTAGAGGAAAAGGTAAAAAATTGCGACTTTGTGTTTACAGGGGAAGGAAGCATAGATTTTCAAACTAAATTTGGAAAGACACCAATTGGAGTTGCAGGTGTTGCTAAGAAGTATGGTAAGCCTGTTATTGCACTTGCAGGAAAAGTTGGAGATAACATAGATGATTTATATGAAGGCGGCATAGATTCTATTTTTGGAATAATGCGAGGAAGCACATCGCTGGAGGAAGCTCTTAAGGGTGGAAAAGAAAATGTTGAAAAAGCTTCCGAAAATATAATGAGGTTAATAAATTTAAATATATAAAAATGTGGGAAGAATAATATATTTTATTTTTTTAAATATGAAAATTGATGTTATAATAAAATAGTGAAGTGATAGTTTTTTAGATAATATTGAATTAATTTTGTAAGCTTAAAGCTGAAATTATAAAAAATCAATTATTATAAATTAATATAAAGTTTTGGGAGGAGTTATTGATATGATATCACAAAAAATGTATGAACTAGGAAGTAAACGCTCTGTTATAAGAGAAATTTTTGAGTTTGGAAAAAAGAGAGCAGCAGAAGTAGGAGCAGAAAACGTGTATGATTTTAGTATTGGAAACCCAAATGTGCCAGCTCCAGAAGCAGTAAAAAAAGCAATAATTGAAATATTAGATACAGAAGATCCAGTGTCTATTCACGGATATACAAGTGCACAGGGAGATCCAGTTGTAAGGGATACTATAGCTAAATCAATAAATAAAAGATTTGGTACAGCTTTTAATGGTGACAATATATACATGACAGTTGGAGCAGCAGCATCAATACATATATGTTTTTCAGCCTTAACAAATCCCGGCGATGAATTTATAACTTTTGCTCCATATTTCCCTGAATACAGATGTTTTGTAGAAGCTGCTGGTGCTAAGCTTGTAGAAGTTCCTGCACAAATAGAAAACTTCCAGATAAATTTTAGTGAATTTGAAAAGAGAATAAATGAACATACAAAAGCCGTTATTGTAGATTCTCCAAACAATCCTTCAGGAGTAGTTTATACAGAGGATACAATTAAAAAGCTTGCTGAAATGCTTAAGAGCAAATCTAAAGAGTATGGACACACAATTTACCTTATATCGGACGAGCCTTACCGTGAAATTGCTTATGATGTAGAGGTACCATATTTAACAAAATACTATGATAACACCTTTGTATGTTATTCTTATAGTAAATCTCTTTCTCTTCCGGGTGAAAGAGTAGGTTATATAGTTGTACCAGATGAAATGGAAGATTCTAAAAAAGTGTATGCAGCTGTTTGCGGAGCAGGAAGAGCCTTAGGATATGTATGCGCTCCAAGCTTATTCCAGAAGGTAGTTGCAAAATGTGCTGATAAAACTTCTGATATTGGAATCTACAGAAAAAATAGAGATTTGCTTTACAATGGTTTAACTAAATTAGGATATAAATGCGTAAAACCTGAAGGAGCATTTTACTTATTCCCACAGTCACTTGAAAAAGATGCATATGCTTTCTGTGAAAGAGCAAAGAAATATAATTTATTGTTAGTTCCAGGAGATGATTTTGGCTGTCCAGGACATGTACGTATTTCATACTGCGTTACAACAGAGCAGATTGAAAAATCACTTTCTGCTTTTGAGAAACTAGCTGAAGAATATAAATAGAAATAACATTATTTTAGAACATTAAAAAAACTCTATAAATCTAAGGTGAAAAATCGTAAAATACTAAGATATTTCAATAACTCGCTAAAAAGATGCTCAGACAAATTGAAATATCTAAGTATTTTACGATTTTTTCACCAAGATTTATTAGAGTTTTCTTAAATTGTTCTTAAAATAATGTTATTTCTATTTTGGAGAAAGGCAAGGAAGATTTTCTTCCGCTAGCGCTACCGAAAATCTGAAGTTAAGGTTTATATAAGGTTAAGTGTCGAATAATGAAAATCCTAAGATATTTCAATAACGCGCTAATAATAAAAGTGATTATATATGGTTAAGAAGGATAACAATCATATATGTGGGTTGGGTCAAAGACACATTATCCTTCTTTATAAAATACAGACTATATTAATGTTTACGACTAATAACTTTGATTTAGAGGCTTATCTAAATCTTTTATAATATAGAGATTGCCTATATTAAGTAAATAAGGATAATGGGCAAAGCCCAAGCCTCGTATATGATAATATTGAAATATCTAAGTATTTTATGATTTTTTAACCAAGTTTTATTAGAGTTTTTTTAAACAGTTTTTAAAATAATGTTATTTCTGTTTTGAGGTAAATCAGGGAATATTTTCCTACGTTACACTCCCGAAAATCTGAAGTTAAGGCTTATATAAGATTAAGAAGGATAACGATTGTCTAAACTTTTAATGTAATTTAAAGAGTGACTATAGTAAATCACTATTTATTTGATATCATATTGTTTTAACTTTAGGTAGATTGATGGATTAGTCATTATTAATCGGTGGAAAAGAAAAAAACTATTAAATTATATAACATACATAATTTAATAGTTTTTTTTGAAGTCTTATAGTTTAAATTTTAGAAGATGAAAATCAGATATTATGTTTATCTTTTCTTTCCAAAGATTCTTAAAATGTAAACAAAGAGATTTATAAAGTCAAGATATAGTGTAAGTGCACCAAGAATGCTTACTTTATCTCTAATCTCTATATCATCAGTATAGTTAAATGATATAGCCATTCTTTTAATCTTTTGAGTATCATATGCAGTAAGTGCTACAAAGACGATAACACCGATGCAGGATATAATCATAGAAAACATGTCGTTTAAAATAAAAATATTAACAATTGAAGCAAGTATGAGTCCTATTAGTGCCATAAAGCATATATTGCCTATGCTTGAAAGATCTTTTTTTGTAACATATCCATAAGCACACATGATTCCAAAAGTTCCAGCAGTTACAACGAATACACTTGCAATTGACATTAAATCATATGCAATGAATATCCATGAAAGCGTGATGCCATTTACTACTGAGTATACAGCAAATAATAAAAGTGCAGCTTGTGAAGAAAGCTTATCAATTGTTCTTGATAAAACAATAACCATTAAAACTTCAGCTATAGCTAAAACGTAAAAAAGTGATCTATTTTCAAAAAGTCTATAGCTTAAAGCTGGAGTAACGCCTATAGCAAAGGATACTATAGCTGTAAGTAAAAGTGCGAGTGCCATCCATACATAAATTTGAAGCATTAAGCCTTGATGTGCTTTGCTCTCGTTGGTTGAATTTAAGTTTTCCATAAGTAACCTCCAGTAACTTAATTTTTAGTTTTATATTATTTTATCATAATCATTTGCATATGGCAAAAAAAATTTAATGACTGTTAATATCTAATTAAAAAAATATTAATAAAAATTATACTTATACATATTGAATTTAAAATAGAAGAAAATTAATAGTGAATACTTTGTTTTTTTTGAAGAAAATAAAGCAACTTTTATGATATAATTTACTTAAAATTTACACTGCTTTTTGGTAAAGTCAAATATTAATATAGTTTGGGGTGTATTTTATGGAAAGATATTTAGTAAAGGTACGTGGAAGAGTTCAGGGAGTTGGCTTTAGATATTTTGCACAATACACGGCAGAACTTTGTAAGGTAACTGGTTCAGTAAAAAATTGTGATGACGGCACAGTTAGAATAGAAGCACAGGGAGAAGAAAAAGCTCTGAATAAATATTTTCAGAAAATAAGAGAAGGCAATAATAAGTTTACTAAGGTAGAAGAAATGGTCACTAAAAAAATTGATGTTGTTGCTGATGAGAAAAAATTTAAGATAAAATATTATTAGAGAGTATTGTATGTACTATAAGCGAAGTAACAGTATTTTGTGAAAGTAAAATTCAAAATACTGTTACTTCATAATGTTTTTTGACAAAGTACATATATCAGTCATATAATGAAACTGAACATTGTTCAAAAACGGAGGCAAATATGAAAAAATCAGAATTGGCAAAGGAAAAAATAATTGAAGTTACAATAGATTTAATACAAAATGCAAATGGCGAAATTCATAAAATAACAACACGTGCAATTGCAAAACAAGCAGGCATTGGAGTAGGTTTAGTGAACTATCACTTTGAATCTAAAAATAAGCTTATTGAAATTTGTGTTCAGAGAATTATTAGTGATGTAATTAGGTCTTTTAAACCTAAGATTAATAATGAATTGGATTCAATTGACCGAATTAAGAAAGTTACAAAAATGGTAGCTGATTTTTTAATTCAAAATCCTTCTGTTTCTAAAATTTCAATATTGGGAGATATGAACACCCCAAGTACAGTGGATAATACTATGCAAACAGTAAAAGGTTTTCTAATTTCTATGGAAGATTACAATTTTCCTAAAGAAGAAAAAATGCTGCTGAGCTTTGCCTTAACTTCTATTTTGCAGGCAGTATTTTTAAGAAAAAATATTACAAAAGAAAGCTTTGGATTTGATTTTAATAATAAGGAAGAAAGAGAAAGCTTTATTGATTTTATGATAGATAAATTATTTGGAGGTAAATAGTAATATGAAAATACTCATAATTAATGGAGGATCAAGATGTGGAAACACGTGGAAATTAACCATGCTTGTAAAAAAATATCTATTATTAATGTCCAGCAATATAGAGTTTACAGAAATTCATTTGAAAAATTTAAATTTGCCATTTTGTACAGGGTGCAGTTTATGTTTTAGAAAAGGACATATTTACTGCCCTCACAATAATATTATTCAAAAAATAATGGATGAGATTGAGGAAAGTGATGGCGTTATTTTTGGGGCTCCAACCTATAATATGCAGATGCCAGCCCTTACTAAAAATTTCATTGACCACTTGTGTTTTATGCTTCACCGACCTAGATATTTTAGTAAAAAAGCACTTGTGATTTCAACTACAGGTGGCGTTGGAGCAGGAAACTCAACAGAATATATGGCTGGAACTATGAAGGGGTGGGGCTTTAATCGCTGCTATAAGCTGCCAATAAATACAATTAGCTGGAACAATTATTTACCTACAGAAAAGCATAAAAGAAAAGCAAAAGCTGTTGCCAGAAAATTTTATGAGGACATTGCAAGCAGGAGACTGCATTCTCCGTCATTTTCAATCATGATACCATATAATTTATTTAGAGCAATGAGTTTTGATTATTTAAAAGGCTCGGAATATGAAACTCAAGATGGAGTCTTCTGGCAGGAGGAAAATAGGCTTAATAGGGCTTATGCAGCTGGTGTGCCACTGCCGATATTTAAAAGGCTTTTTGGAAATATGTTTTATTTTATTGGAAGGAAGCTGTCTAAGCATATGATAGTTACTTATAAAAAATAGATTAATTAGCATTTTGCGATAGACGAGTATACTTTTTATTTATAGGTATAAAATGGAATATTGCCAAGCAAAGTGATAAAATAAAGTTATTCTAATTATGGTATATCTCAAAATAATTTATATCAGATGTATGCCTATGCTAAAAATGATATCTTGTTTAATAAGCAAAATTGATGCAGAAGTTTAATGTATCAATAGTATAAGGAGAACTAAATGGATATATATACAAATTTAATTTTAATTAAAAATAATAAAACAAAAGAGCTTGAGGATAAAACCCAAGAAATAGATTATTTAAAGCCTTTTAGGGATAAAGTAGAAATAGCTTATTTAAATGGAAAAAAGTCTTATATGTATAACGCTTCTAATGTACAAGTATTTAAAGCACCTAAAAAAGTTAGTTCTAAAGATTGTATTGTATATATTTCTAATATTCCAGTAAGAGAAACAGCAGAAGTGCTTGATTTCGGAGAATACATTAGAGTAATTGAAGATGATGGAAAGACAGAAATTCATCATAAATCGGAAGTAAGATATGAAAGTTCATGTCTAAAATCAAATAAAACTAAAGCTGTTTTTGATTATTTAAAAAAATTATCAATGTATGTAAGTGTAATGGAAGATGGGAAAACTTTATTATTTGATCAATATAAAAAAATATCTAAGCTTAGCGCTGATAGTGTACTTTATACATATTTAGAAGGAAAGAATATTAAAATCCATAAAAATAAAAAAGTTGTAATATTTCCATTTGGGTTTAATATAAGTCAGAAGAAAGCTGTAAATACAGCACTCCAAAATTCCATAAGTATTATTGAAGGACCTCCTGGAACAGGGAAGACTCAAACTATATTAAACATTATTGCTAATCTTGTTTACAGTGGTAAAAATGTTGGGGTTGTTTCTGGAAATAATTCTGCAACAGCTAATGTTTATGAGAAGCTAGAGAAAGATGGATATGGTTTTATTAATGCACTGCTCGGAAGAAAGGATAAAAAAGTTGATTTTTTTGAGAATAAGCAAGCTGATTTGCCGAATCTAAAAAGCTGGAAATTAGAAACTGAAGAAGAAAAAAGTTTGTGTGACAGCTTGAAAAATATGGATAGTACTTTAGAAGGGTTACTTCAAAAACAAAATAGAATGGTTAAATTACAGGAAAAGCTTTCGAAATTTAAACTTGAACAAAAGTACTTTGAAGCTAATTTTAAATGGGAATACGTAACTACATCAAGTTATTCAATCGGCAGAAAGTGGACGAGTAATTTAATATTAAATTTTTTGCTTTACTTTGAGAGAATTATGTTAAGAAACAAAAAAATGAATTTGATAATTAAAGCAATACTATTTGTTGATTATGGAATTTATAAATTTAAATACATAAGTGAAAACCAAAATATAGTAGTAAATTCACTTAAGAGAGATTATTACAATAGAGTTATTGAGGATTTAGAAAATGAAATAGCAGATTTACAAAATGATTTAGAAGGTAAAAGTTATGACGGTCTAATGAAGGAGTTTAGAGATGGATCTTCAAAGTTATTTAGAGATTATATTGAAAAAAGATATACCAAAGAAAGTAGAAAGAGATATACAATAAAAAGCTTTAAGTACAATTTTAAAAATTTTATAAAGGATTATCCAATAATATTAAGCACCACAAACTCAATAATGACATGCATACCAGAAAATTATTTGTTTGATTATTTAATTATTGATGAAGCTTCCCAGGTGGATTTGGTAACTGCAGCACTTGCACTTGCTTGCTGCAAAAATGTTGTTATAGTTGGAGATGTAAAGCAGCTGCCTCAAATTGTCCCTTCCGATATAAAGAAAAACAGTGATAAACTTTTTTATGAGGCTAATATTAATGAAGCCTATAATTACAGTGAATACAGCATTATATCATCTTTAATTAAGCTCTATAAAGATAAGCTGCCAAGAACCTTACTATGCGAGCATTATAGATGCCATCCTAAGATAATAGGATTTTGCAATGAAAAGTTTTATGATAATAAGCTTGTAATTATGACTAAGGAAAAAGACGAGGATGTTCCTCTAAAAATTTATAAGACAGCGCCTGGTAATCATGCACGTAAAGATAAACTCAGTGGTAGCTTAAATAACTTAAGGCAGATAGAAGTTATACGAGATGAGATTATTAATACAAATAAAGCCAGGTATGGAGATTGCAGCAGTGTTGGAATTATATGTCCATATAAAAAGCAAGCCGTGGATGCAAAAAGATACTTTCAAAATTCAAATATAGAAATTGATACTGTACATAAGTTTCAAGGGAGAGAAAAGGATACAGTAATATTTTCAACAGTAGTAAATGATATAAATTCATTCGTGGATGATGAAAACTTAATAAATGTGGCAGTATCTCGTGCTGTAAAAGAATTTATAATAGTAACATCAAGTAAACTCTTTAAACGCCACGGGAGTAATATTGGGGATTTAATTAGATATATACAGTACAATTCTTTAGAAAATGCTGTAGTTGAAAGTCAAAAGATTTCAGTATTTGATTTACTATACAGCAAATATTCTAATAAACTTTTAAAAATAATGAGTTTAGCAAAAAATGTTTCTGAGTATAAATCTGAAAATTTAATGTACAGTGTAATAGAAGAAGTGTTAAATTATCCTCAGTATGCTTCATTTAGGTGTGTTCTTCACATACCGTTAAATTCTATAGTAAAAGATCTTACAAAATTAAATAATGAAGAGAAAGCATTTATTCAAAATCCGTGGACACATGTAGACTTCCTAATATTTAATAAGTTAGACAAAGAGCCAGTACTCGTTGTAGAAGTTGATGGATACGAATACCATATGAATAGCAGTGAGCAGAGAAGAAGAGATACTGTTAAGAATAAAATATTAAGAGAGATAGATTTGCATATTCTAAGGGTCGCTACTAATGAAAGTGGAGAAAAGGAAAAGTTAATTGAAATGCTGGATAGGATTATTAAGGAGTCTGGAGAGTGATTAGGAAAATTTAAGAAAAGTATAATATTAAAAGCATTTAATTTATAGTAAAATATAAATAAGGAAATTCAAACGTAATATATTAGAATGGATGTGAAGCAATGACTATTTATGTTGATGCAGATGCCTGCCCGGTTGTTCATATTGTAGAGCATACGGCTAAAGAAAATAACATTCCAGTAACTCTTTTGTGTGACACGAACCACGTTTTAACGTCTAATTACAGCGAAATTAAAATAATAGGAGCTGGCGCCGATGCTGTGGATTTTGCTCTTGTTAATCTATGCAGAAAAGGTGACATAGTTGTTACTCAGGATTACGGTGTGGCTGCAATGGCACTTGGGAAAAGCGCGTATGCAATTCATCAATCTGGAAAGTGGTATACAAATGATAATATTGACCAGATGCTTATGGAAAGACATCTTGCAAAGAAAGCCAGAAGATCAGCTTCAAAGAATCATTTAAAAGGACCTAAAAAGAGAACTCTTGAAGATGATGAAAGGTTTGAGGGGAGCTTCAGGAAGCTTATTAAAAAAGCGAGCGTGGAGAATAAAGAAAGAGGTGAGCTTTAGTGGGAGCTTACAGAAAAATTCTCACTAAAAATGAAAATGAGTTTTGATAAGGTTGCAAGTAGCTGGGATAACCCTAAAAGAATTAAGAGAGCTGCTGTAATATCAGATAAAATAGCGGAAAAGATTAATCCAAATAAAAATTATTCAGCCATGGAATTTGGATGAGGTACAGGACTTATAAGTTTTAATTTATACAATAAGCTTAAAAAGGTTACTCTTATAGACACATCTAGAGGCATGATAGATGTTCTTAAATCCAAAATAGATAAGTACGGTGTGAAGAACATGTTTCCGGAGCAGCTTGATATATTTAAAAATCTCCCACAGGAAAAGTTTGATGTGATTTATACTTCCATGGTACTTCACTACATTAAGGATACGACTGCAATAATAGATATTTTTTATAAACTTCTTAATGATAAAGGTTTAGTATGCATAGTGGATTTGAATGAAGAAGATGGAAGCTTTCACGGAAGTGATCCCGATTTTGACGGTCACAATGGTTTTAATCAGGAGGAATTTAAAAAGCTTTTAGAAAATGCGGGTTTTAAGGACGTACAGTCTGAAACATTTTTTTACGGAAAGAAAATGGTAGAAGACAGGAAAGTGGATTATTCCCTATTTGTTCTTACGGGAAGAAAATAAGAAAAATTATGCACAAGAAAATTAAATAAGTGTTGATAAAATCGCTGGTACTGTGGATATGTGTTGGCGATTTTGTTTTTGTAGGGTGCAAAAAATAAACGGATCTAGGTATAATTTCTACTTATTGAGATTTTATGGGTAAATAGGCGAAAAATATGGGATATTGGTATGGTTTTGTAGTAAAATATAAAATAGAGATAATGGAAAATTATTTAAATGAAAATAAATTAAAATAAAGATTAAAAGACAATTCTGATTTTCATTGAGAAATAAAGATAAATGAAAGCAATATTGATACTTTTACTTAGAAAATGGACTGCGTTTTATTGTTTTATAATAATATAGTAACAGTACTTTCAATGCATATGAATTCTAAAAATAATGAAGAGAAGGTAATTGGTGTTGTTGAGGTAATGATTAAGGGATAAAGTGTAATACAGTATTTATAGAATAATTGCTTTGATTTTTCAATGATACAATTATAAGTAATGCTATGTGTGAAATATACATTATATTATAATGTTAAAAATCTTAAAATTAGGTTTTGATAATTTAAATTATAATATTTACAAGAGATTTAAAGGATGAAGAGTAAGTGAAAATAGAATTTACTGATTTAATTAATATTATGGAAATTAACAAGATTATTTATTATGGAAGAAAGACTATGAATTCAAATGATATTGATTTAGTAGTAGTTTCAGATGATTTCGAAAGTATGTATGATTATAAGAGATTAAATGTTGTTAAAAAATACATTAGATCAAAGAAAAAACTTGATTTAATATGTTTAACAATAAAAGAATTTAATGAATTAATTGATATAAGAAGTAAATATTTTAGTAATGTTATGGAAAGGGGAGAAATATTGTATGAGAGAAGAAAATAAATATATATTCAAATTATTATCAAATTCAGTTCATAATTATGTAAATAAATATGCCAATGAAGAAAATTTAAATATGTATATTAGATCCATGTTGGCTGAATGTTATTTAGCAATAGATTCTTTATTGAAAAATGAATTCATTGTACCACATGAGATAGTAATATTAAAAAGAGATTTAGCTAAAATTTATAATGCTGTTTATAAAGAAGAATCACTTTTTTATTGTTCCAGTTTTAGTTATGCTTATTCCGTTGTAAAGGGTGGAGATATTAAAGAAATACAAAACCAGTTTAAAAAGATAAATTTAGATATTATGGCAATGTTAATTAATATAAAATCAATAATGAAAGGGAATAGTGATCTTGGATCTTCTATTGATAGTTCATTTTTTTCGACAATAGAAAATTGTACTTGGGCATTTACATATGTTATTAATAAGGAAATAGAAGAATATTATATACCTTCACTTTATTGTATTGGTAATATGATTCAGACATTAATACTTTATTATAAAGCGGGAAAAAGCAAATTTAGAGATCAAATATTACCATTAATAGATAGTTTAAATAAGATACTCAACAAATTTTTAAATAATGATAAAGTAAAAAAAATCATACATAATAATAATCAATTAAGCTATTTTATTGAAAATCAGTTAAAGTATTGTTTCAATATTAAAGGAAAAACGTATGATGTTGTTATTAATTTAGAAGAAGTAAGGTTCGAAAGAATACGTTCGGTACTTAGAATATTGACAAGTTTATTCAAAATAAATAAACAGTACTTTAAGGAATATTTTAAGATCCAATACAGTAGATTGGTTGATGAATTAGAGAATATGAATATTTTAGATAAGATATTATTTTTAAGATCGTTGTCTGATTATAATTATCATTTTGAAGAAAATGATAATTATAAGTTTGAACTTGGTATGATTGAAATATATGACAAGATAGATATAGAAGATTTTTTAAATCATGTTTTTAATATTGAAAAAATCAATGTTAATAGTGTCAAACAAAGTGATATTGATAAATTAAAATTGTTAAAAGACTGTGAGCTTCGTGCAAGATTTTCACATACAATTAAAGGTGTAAGCAAAAGGATTCTTGACAGGGAAGCGTCAAAACCTCATGGTGTTTTTGAAATTTCAGATATGGAAGTACCAATTATTTATCATGGTAAAAAAATATATTTATGTATGCCATTCAAATCAGGTGTTGAGATACTACAAAATTCTGTGCCGATAAATGTTGCATATCAAATAATAAAACCATATGCTGAATTCAGTAATTGTGTTGTGGTTTTTGTTACTGCGAAAAGGTGTTCTGAAAGTTTGATGAATTATATAAAAAAAATTAAAGATAAAATGGGATGGCCAATAGGAATTATAGAAGACAAGGTTTTAGCAGGATTGCTATTAATGAATGGAGAAATATAATAAACTCAAAAATTAGAAGTTAAACTTAATTAATTTATTAATCAGGTGATAATATGGAAAGTAAAGTTGGAAGTTGGATAGATACAAATGAAGAAAATATACTAGGGAAAAAATCAATTGACAAATCAATATTTAAAGATGGGACGACTATACCCAATGGATTAGTAGAAAAGTTTATGTCAATAACTCAAGCTAAAGAATTTGAAAAAGGACAAAGTGAAAATATAAGTATTATTATAAAAAATGATACTTTTAAGGCTGTAATTAGGAGGGTTAATCAAGTAAAAAGAGATAACGTATAT is a window of Clostridium pasteurianum DNA encoding:
- a CDS encoding YaiI/YqxD family protein, which codes for MTIYVDADACPVVHIVEHTAKENNIPVTLLCDTNHVLTSNYSEIKIIGAGADAVDFALVNLCRKGDIVVTQDYGVAAMALGKSAYAIHQSGKWYTNDNIDQMLMERHLAKKARRSASKNHLKGPKKRTLEDDERFEGSFRKLIKKASVENKERGEL
- a CDS encoding class I SAM-dependent methyltransferase yields the protein MSFNLYNKLKKVTLIDTSRGMIDVLKSKIDKYGVKNMFPEQLDIFKNLPQEKFDVIYTSMVLHYIKDTTAIIDIFYKLLNDKGLVCIVDLNEEDGSFHGSDPDFDGHNGFNQEEFKKLLENAGFKDVQSETFFYGKKMVEDRKVDYSLFVLTGRK